In Neorhizobium galegae, the following proteins share a genomic window:
- a CDS encoding glucan ABC transporter ATP-binding protein/ permease — protein MTLFQVYARALQYLAKNKWRVAAVVVANIVLAVITIAEPILFGRIIDAISSGSTVTPVLMLWAGFGVFNTVAYVLVAREADRLAHGRRASLLTEAFGRIISMPLAWHHTRGTSHALHTLLRAAESLFGLWLEFMRTHLATAVALVLLVPTAIAMDWRLSLVLLVLSILYWIIGVTVMNRTKEGQASVENHYHTVFSHVSDAISNVSVLHSYNRIEAETLALKDYTKDLLAAQYPVLDWWALAGALNRTASTVSMGVILVIGTLLVQRGEIRVGDVVAFIGFANLLIGRLDLLRQFATQIFEARAKLEDFFLLEDSVEERAEPADAADLGEVRGEVEFRDVSFGFASTSQGVHNVSFTAKAGETVAIVGPTGAGKTTLINLLQRVYDPQEGKILIDGIDIGTVTRKSLRHSIATVFQDAGLLNRSISENIRLGREGASEEEIARAAEAAAAAEFIETRLNGYETPVGERGNRLSGGERQRIAIARAILKNAPILVLDEATSALDVETEARVKTAIDRLRENRTTFIIAHRLSTVRDASKVIFLENGRVAEMGSYEELSESGGRFAALLKASGILTDDEAADPGGSVAQPA, from the coding sequence TTGACGCTGTTCCAGGTTTACGCACGAGCCCTCCAATATCTGGCGAAGAACAAGTGGCGCGTCGCCGCCGTCGTCGTCGCCAATATCGTGCTTGCCGTCATCACCATTGCCGAACCGATCCTTTTCGGCCGGATCATCGACGCCATTTCGTCCGGCAGTACCGTCACGCCCGTGCTGATGTTATGGGCTGGCTTCGGTGTCTTCAATACCGTTGCCTATGTGCTTGTCGCCCGTGAGGCCGACAGGCTCGCCCATGGCCGACGCGCATCGCTGCTGACAGAGGCTTTCGGACGAATCATCTCCATGCCGCTCGCCTGGCACCACACCCGTGGCACCTCCCACGCGCTGCACACCCTACTGCGTGCGGCAGAGAGCCTGTTCGGCCTCTGGCTCGAATTCATGCGTACTCATCTAGCCACCGCAGTGGCGCTCGTCCTGCTGGTCCCCACTGCGATCGCGATGGATTGGCGCCTGAGCCTCGTCCTTTTGGTGCTGAGCATCCTCTACTGGATCATCGGCGTGACAGTGATGAACCGCACAAAGGAGGGGCAGGCGTCGGTCGAAAACCACTACCACACGGTCTTCTCCCACGTGAGCGACGCGATCAGCAACGTATCGGTGCTGCACAGCTACAATCGCATCGAGGCCGAGACCCTAGCGCTCAAGGACTATACCAAGGACCTGCTTGCCGCCCAGTATCCGGTGCTCGACTGGTGGGCTCTGGCCGGTGCCCTCAACCGCACGGCCTCGACGGTGTCCATGGGTGTCATCCTGGTCATCGGCACGCTTCTGGTTCAGCGCGGCGAAATCCGGGTCGGCGACGTCGTGGCCTTCATCGGCTTCGCCAACCTGCTGATCGGCCGTCTGGACCTCCTGCGCCAGTTCGCCACCCAGATCTTCGAGGCGCGCGCCAAGCTCGAGGATTTCTTCCTCCTCGAGGATTCCGTCGAAGAGCGCGCCGAGCCGGCAGATGCCGCCGACCTCGGCGAGGTTCGCGGCGAAGTGGAATTCCGCGATGTCTCCTTTGGCTTTGCCAGCACGAGCCAAGGCGTCCACAACGTCTCCTTCACGGCGAAAGCCGGTGAGACGGTCGCCATCGTCGGTCCGACCGGCGCCGGCAAGACCACGCTCATCAACCTCCTGCAGCGTGTCTACGACCCGCAGGAAGGCAAGATCCTGATCGATGGCATCGATATCGGCACGGTGACGCGGAAATCGCTGCGCCATTCCATCGCCACCGTCTTCCAGGATGCAGGCCTCCTGAACCGGTCGATCAGCGAGAACATCCGCCTCGGCCGCGAGGGCGCGAGCGAGGAGGAAATCGCCAGGGCGGCAGAAGCCGCCGCCGCTGCCGAGTTCATCGAAACGCGGTTGAACGGCTACGAGACTCCGGTCGGCGAGCGCGGCAACCGGTTGTCCGGCGGCGAACGCCAGCGTATCGCCATTGCCCGCGCCATCCTCAAGAACGCGCCGATCCTTGTGCTCGACGAGGCGACCAGCGCGCTGGACGTCGAGACCGAGGCTCGCGTCAAGACGGCCATAGACCGCCTCCGCGAAAACCGCACCACCTTCATCATCGCCCACCGGCTGTCGACCGTTCGCGATGCGAGCAAGGTGATCTTCCTCGAGAACGGACGCGTCGCCGAAATGGGCAGTTATGA
- a CDS encoding helix-turn-helix transcriptional regulator, whose product MNIQLVVQLLVLVGEIKTEAELTAQLESLLKAYGFEYYGLVIRPRSLQNPGGLVLAGRWPEGWQEIYEARKYALVDPTVRMLGIAQRPFRWRDAVLRLRNDPHRQRMQRMMQEGTRHGLQDGYLFPVHGRNGLLGNMTLGGRPVDLSPAEMALFDAAAKKVFWRFLDLRGQADELEAVAKVDTQLTRREMEVIVLLADGLTSNEVAKSLDISSHTVDWYINGLQEKLRAKNRQHVVASAFRLGLIA is encoded by the coding sequence TTGAATATTCAGCTGGTCGTGCAACTCTTGGTACTCGTTGGGGAAATCAAGACCGAGGCGGAACTGACGGCCCAGCTCGAATCCCTGCTGAAGGCCTATGGATTCGAATATTACGGACTGGTCATCCGGCCGCGTTCCCTTCAGAATCCGGGCGGTCTTGTGCTGGCCGGCCGCTGGCCGGAAGGCTGGCAGGAAATCTACGAAGCCCGCAAATATGCCCTGGTCGATCCGACTGTTCGTATGCTCGGCATCGCGCAAAGGCCGTTCCGCTGGCGGGATGCGGTGCTCAGGCTCCGGAACGATCCGCATCGGCAGCGCATGCAGCGGATGATGCAGGAGGGGACACGTCACGGCCTTCAGGACGGCTACCTGTTTCCGGTCCATGGCCGCAACGGCTTGCTCGGGAACATGACGCTCGGCGGCCGCCCGGTGGATCTCTCGCCCGCCGAAATGGCGCTGTTCGATGCCGCCGCCAAGAAGGTGTTCTGGCGCTTTCTGGACCTGCGCGGACAGGCCGACGAGCTGGAGGCCGTCGCCAAGGTGGACACCCAGCTTACCCGCCGCGAGATGGAGGTCATCGTGCTGCTCGCCGACGGCCTGACCTCCAACGAGGTCGCGAAGTCGCTGGATATATCGAGCCATACGGTCGACTGGTACATCAACGGGCTTCAGGAGAAGCTGCGCGCCAAGAACCGCCAGCATGTGGTCGCTTCGGCATTTCGCCTCGGCCTCATCGCCTGA
- the pyc gene encoding pyruvate carboxylase: MPISKILVANRSEIAIRVFRAANELGIKTVAIWAEEDKLSLHRFKADESYQVGRGPHLSKDMGPIESYLSIPEVIRVAKLSGADAIHPGYGLLSESPEFVEACNDAGIIFIGPRPDTMRQLGNKVAARNLAISVGVPVVPATEPLPDDMAVVAKMAEDIGYPVMLKASWGGGGRGMRAIRDPKDLAREVVEAKREAMAAFGKDEVYLEKLVERARHVESQILGDTHGNVVHLFERDCSIQRRNQKVVERAPAPYLSEAQRQELAGYSLKIAAATNYVGAGTVEYLMDADTQKFYFIEVNPRIQVEHTVTEVVTGIDIVKAQIHILEGFAIGTPESGVPAQENIRLHGHALQCRITTEDPEHNFIPDYGRITAYRSAGGFGIRLDGGTAYSGAIITRYYDPLLVKVTAAGTTPQEAIDRMDRALREFRIRGVATNLTFLEAIIGHQKFRDNTYTTRFIDTTPELFEQVKRQDRATKLLTYLADVTVNGHPETKGRPAPSEHIAKPVLPYINGPVPDGTKQLLDTLGPKKFGEWMRNEKRVLMTDTTMRDGHQSLLATRMRTYDIARVAGVYARALPNLFSLECWGGATFDVSMRFLTEDPWERLAMIREDAPNLLLQMLLRGANGVGYKNYPDNVVKYFVSQAARGGIDLFRVFDCLNWVENMRVSMDAINEENKLCEAAICYTGDLLNSARPKYDLKYYVSLAEELEKAGAHIIALKDMAGLLKPAAARVLFKALREATSLPIHFHTHDTSGISAATVLAAVDAGVDAVDAAMDAVSGNTSQPCLGSIVEALSGTERDPGLDPEWIRRISFYWEAVRGQYAAFESDLKGPASEVYLHEMPGGQFTNLKEQARSLGLETRWHKVAQTYADVNQMFGDIVKVTPSSKVVGDMALMMVSQDLTVADVENPAKDIAFPDSVVSMLKGDLGQPPGGWPEALQKKALKGEQPYTAVPGSLLAPADLAAERKAIEDKLERKVNDFEFASYLMYPKVFTDFALASDTYGPVSVLPTHAYFYGLGDGEEMFADIERGKTLVVVNQAMSGTDAQGLVTVFFELNGQPRRIKVPDRAHGASGSAVRRKADTSNVAHLGAPMPGVISRVFATTGQAVKAGDVLLSIEAMKMETALHAEKDGTVAEVLVKAGDQIDAKDLLIVYGG, from the coding sequence TTGCCCATTTCCAAGATCTTAGTTGCCAACCGCTCTGAAATAGCGATCCGGGTCTTCCGTGCGGCCAATGAGCTCGGCATCAAGACTGTCGCGATCTGGGCGGAAGAGGACAAGCTTTCGCTGCATCGGTTCAAGGCCGACGAGAGCTATCAGGTCGGCCGCGGCCCGCATCTTTCCAAGGACATGGGGCCGATCGAAAGCTATCTGTCCATTCCCGAAGTGATCCGCGTCGCCAAGCTTTCCGGTGCCGACGCCATTCATCCGGGCTACGGCCTGCTGTCGGAAAGCCCGGAATTCGTCGAGGCCTGCAACGATGCAGGTATCATTTTCATCGGCCCGCGGCCGGATACGATGCGCCAGCTCGGCAACAAGGTCGCCGCCCGCAACCTGGCCATCTCGGTCGGCGTGCCGGTGGTTCCGGCGACCGAGCCGCTGCCGGACGACATGGCGGTCGTTGCGAAAATGGCCGAGGACATCGGCTACCCGGTGATGCTGAAAGCCTCCTGGGGCGGCGGCGGGCGCGGCATGCGCGCCATTCGCGATCCCAAGGATTTGGCCAGGGAAGTCGTGGAAGCCAAGCGCGAGGCTATGGCTGCCTTCGGCAAGGACGAGGTCTATCTCGAAAAGCTGGTCGAGCGCGCCCGCCACGTGGAAAGCCAGATCCTCGGCGATACCCATGGCAATGTCGTGCATCTGTTCGAGCGCGACTGTTCGATCCAGCGACGCAACCAGAAGGTCGTCGAGCGCGCCCCGGCGCCTTATCTGTCGGAAGCCCAGCGGCAGGAGCTGGCGGGTTATTCGCTGAAGATCGCCGCGGCGACCAATTATGTCGGCGCCGGCACGGTCGAGTACCTGATGGATGCCGATACCCAGAAGTTCTATTTCATCGAGGTGAACCCGCGCATCCAGGTCGAGCATACGGTGACCGAGGTCGTCACCGGCATCGATATCGTCAAGGCGCAGATCCATATCCTCGAGGGTTTTGCGATCGGCACGCCTGAATCCGGTGTGCCGGCCCAGGAAAATATCCGCCTGCACGGCCACGCGCTGCAATGCCGTATCACCACGGAAGATCCGGAGCACAACTTCATCCCGGATTACGGCCGCATCACCGCCTATCGCTCGGCCGGCGGTTTCGGCATCCGTCTGGACGGCGGCACGGCCTATTCGGGCGCGATCATCACCCGGTATTACGATCCGCTGCTGGTCAAGGTAACGGCTGCCGGCACCACGCCGCAGGAAGCCATCGATCGCATGGACCGGGCGCTGCGCGAATTCCGTATCCGGGGCGTGGCCACCAACCTCACCTTCCTCGAAGCGATCATCGGCCACCAGAAATTCCGCGATAACACCTATACGACGCGGTTCATCGATACGACGCCGGAACTGTTCGAGCAGGTAAAGCGCCAGGACCGCGCCACCAAGCTGCTCACCTATCTCGCCGACGTCACCGTCAACGGTCATCCGGAAACCAAGGGTCGGCCGGCACCGTCCGAGCATATCGCCAAGCCTGTCCTGCCCTATATAAACGGCCCGGTCCCGGACGGAACCAAGCAGCTGCTCGACACGCTCGGTCCGAAAAAGTTCGGGGAATGGATGCGCAACGAAAAGCGCGTGCTGATGACCGATACGACGATGCGCGACGGCCATCAGTCGCTGCTGGCCACCCGCATGCGCACCTATGACATCGCCCGCGTGGCGGGCGTCTATGCGCGGGCTCTGCCGAACCTGTTCTCGCTGGAATGCTGGGGCGGGGCGACCTTCGACGTTTCCATGCGGTTCCTCACCGAAGACCCGTGGGAGCGTCTGGCGATGATCCGCGAGGATGCGCCGAACCTGCTGTTGCAGATGCTGCTGCGCGGTGCCAACGGGGTCGGTTACAAGAACTATCCCGACAACGTGGTGAAGTATTTCGTCTCCCAGGCCGCCAGGGGCGGCATCGACCTCTTCCGTGTCTTCGACTGCCTCAACTGGGTCGAGAACATGCGTGTGTCGATGGATGCGATCAACGAAGAGAACAAGCTCTGCGAGGCGGCGATCTGCTATACCGGCGACCTGCTCAACTCCGCACGCCCGAAATACGACCTCAAATATTACGTTTCTCTCGCCGAAGAGCTGGAGAAGGCGGGTGCGCATATCATCGCGCTGAAGGACATGGCCGGCCTCCTGAAGCCGGCCGCGGCGCGGGTACTGTTCAAGGCGCTGCGCGAGGCGACCTCGTTGCCGATCCATTTCCACACCCATGACACGTCCGGCATCTCGGCCGCGACCGTGCTTGCCGCAGTGGACGCGGGCGTCGACGCGGTCGATGCGGCGATGGATGCTGTTTCCGGCAATACCTCGCAGCCCTGCCTCGGCTCGATCGTCGAAGCGCTGTCGGGCACCGAACGGGACCCGGGCCTCGATCCGGAATGGATCCGCCGCATCTCCTTCTATTGGGAAGCGGTGCGTGGCCAGTATGCCGCCTTCGAAAGCGACCTCAAGGGGCCTGCCTCGGAAGTCTATCTGCACGAGATGCCGGGCGGCCAGTTCACCAACCTCAAGGAACAGGCCCGCTCGCTCGGGCTTGAAACCCGCTGGCACAAGGTCGCCCAGACCTATGCGGACGTGAACCAGATGTTCGGCGACATCGTCAAGGTGACGCCGTCTTCCAAGGTGGTCGGCGACATGGCGCTGATGATGGTCTCCCAGGACCTGACGGTTGCCGATGTCGAGAACCCGGCGAAGGACATCGCGTTTCCGGATTCGGTCGTATCGATGCTGAAGGGCGATCTCGGCCAGCCTCCCGGCGGCTGGCCGGAAGCGCTGCAGAAAAAGGCGCTGAAGGGCGAGCAGCCCTATACCGCGGTGCCCGGCTCGCTTTTAGCCCCCGCTGACCTTGCTGCGGAGCGCAAGGCGATCGAGGACAAGCTGGAGCGCAAGGTCAACGATTTCGAGTTCGCTTCCTACCTGATGTATCCGAAGGTGTTCACCGACTTCGCGCTGGCGTCCGATACCTATGGCCCGGTCTCGGTGCTGCCGACGCATGCCTATTTCTACGGGCTTGGCGATGGCGAGGAAATGTTCGCCGACATCGAGCGCGGCAAGACGCTTGTCGTCGTCAACCAGGCGATGAGCGGCACCGATGCGCAAGGCCTGGTCACCGTCTTCTTCGAGCTGAACGGCCAGCCGCGCCGCATCAAGGTGCCGGACAGGGCGCATGGTGCCTCCGGCAGTGCGGTGCGCCGCAAGGCGGACACTAGCAATGTCGCCCATCTCGGCGCGCCGATGCCCGGTGTCATCAGCCGCGTCTTTGCGACAACCGGCCAGGCGGTCAAGGCCGGCGATGTGCTGCTGTCGATCGAGGCGATGAAGATGGAAACGGCGCTGCATGCCGAAAAGGACGGCACGGTGGCCGAGGTCCTCGTCAAGGCAGGCGACCAGATCGACGCCAAGGATCTGCTGATCGTCTATGGCGGCTGA